From the Papaver somniferum cultivar HN1 chromosome 2, ASM357369v1, whole genome shotgun sequence genome, the window TAAATATCATCTCTGATGTACAGTGTGCAAAATAAACTGACTTGCTCGTTGCACTTTCATTGGTTAGTGCAGCGACCATTCCTATGGAAACCAACATTCATTTGTTgattaaaagaaaagataaaacaaatattCCAATCAAAAGTCATATTTCAATATCACATAAAATAATAAAACGACTATGCTTCATGTATTTTCTAAGGAAAACACGAGTTACCCAACATGATTATTTCCTTGTAGAACAGCCAATCATATAGTGATTTCCTTCAATTGAATAGAACTACTAGACAAAATTGGTGTAAGCATGCCCTTTGATGTTCCGGTTaggataaagaaaataataacagAAAATAGGTATGCTAATGAGGATACACGCAGAAATGGTTATCACATTCAACAACAAGAACTTATTATAAGAACCTGGCCATAAGATTACTAAAAGATGAGTAACAACAACTGTTTAACAACAGTATGCACCATTTGAGCTGGGTTATGTCTCCTACTAGGCTATTATCTACTTTTTAGTTTAACCTTTTCATCATGCCTATGATCCAAACCATTTGAATACACTTCTAGTAAGTTGCCTAGAAAATCTTGGCTATGGTCACTAGCAATTGTGGTTTTCACCAAGACCAAATCCCACTTAAGACCACCTAACTCTACTTGAAACTACTTTATCTTgtttactttctcacaacttgaAACTTATATGACATGTTTTCCTACAAACAAATTTGAAACCCCAACCTGCAATAAGTATAAACACAAGAAGGTTTCCTTCACAAATATGACACATACTTCTTACACAAATTCAGGTGCACTAATTACATAAAACTCGGAAATAACATTCACGAAATTTAAAGCTTACCAGCTCCAATGGCATAAACATTCTTTAATCCACCCATTACTTCATGAGTAACTAGATCACTGTTATCCCACACGATGAAATGAGGTTGTCTTAAAAACTTTGCGAGAGGCTTCCTCCACTTTTCAGTGCCACAGATTCGAGCATTGGCGTACTCCATATTATAAATCTCTGAAGCAATATTTGGCCCTCCAAGATAAAGAATGTTCTCCATAGGTACTTCAGCTGCCACACTCAAACAATCAGAggctgaaaaagaaacaaaaaacttccgagaaaaaagaaaagaaaaagaaacctgtTTAACTAGCAAAGAGAATTTTAATACCAGCATGATAGAAAATTGAAAAAAGCAATCAGCAAATCTGGAAATAAAgcgaaggaaaaacaaaaaacaaaaggaaGCACAACAGCACAGGAAGATTTTAGCTGCTACcaatcaaaagagaagaaaacctGTAAAACGCAACAAAGTAACAGCAAGGGGATAACACCAAAAATCAATAGATTTAAAGGCTTGGCAGGAGAACATTAACTACTAAAGAAATACTTCAATTCATTCTTATAAATGACATGGCCCGGCTAGAAGAACATTAATTGAAAACAAAGAACTACAGATggcacaccaattaccagaattTATTTGAAATATTCCATAAGCTACCCAAAGTAAGATCTACGGCTGTACAAAATGTTGGATTATGAGGAGATAAAACAAACTTCATGTTTTCATTGCTGTATCAGATTCAGCAGGGCAAAAATGCCAGCATGTTGGATTTGAAACTTCAAGGGACAAATGAATGTGCAGGTGAGTTTTATGAAGATATGAATGTTTATCTTGAAGCAGGTTGTAAATATTTCAGAGCCTTTAACTATGGCATCATAGTTCTCTATGACCTTCAAGTAAGTCTGCTCCTATTCGCATTTCCTGTATTGCCATTTTGTGCATCATAACAATTATTATGCCTTACCAAGTGAAGGGGAACTGAAAGGGGTCGGGTTTCCGGACTAAACAAAGATGGTTGTCATCAGAACTTAAAACTAAACAGCCAGAAGCGCATTGCTACAAAAACTAAGCCAACAGTTGGGAAATGCACAAAAGACAATGTAATCAAAAATTAAGCAGGAGAACAATTAGACCAAAACAGTAAGTAAAAATCACCTAATAAATCAAGAAATGAGAAGTTTTACTTGCTCGGCTAATCATCTGCGTGGGAGTTATGATATGAGGCACAGGCTCCAGTGCAGCTTCGATACCCTTGGTTAAAGAGATTATAATGGGAGACATTCTTCTCTCCTTCCAATATCTACTAATCTCTTCAAACACTTCACGAGTTTCAGTTGACGGTAAGCCATTAATAACAATGTCAGCATCCCACACTGCTTCTTGCAAGTTCGTAACAACCTTCATAGGACAGAGGGGTGTGTCAATCATGTTCAGGCAAAACCCATCTTTCAGAATTTCATCTGCATGCAAAACTCGGTCACCTAATCTAGCTTCAACATATTTTAAATACGCGCAACGCCTAATGAGCCTTCTCAATATATCCTCCCTTGAATTGATAACTTCAAATAGGTGCTCCGCTGTGGATCTATCAACTGACCTTCCGGGTCTTCTCCATATCCTAATCTGAACTTTCTCTCGAAATTGGCCATAAGCATTTTGCAAAAGAGCTGCAAAAACACTACCCCAGGCACCAGCTCCAATCCCCACAATGTTTAGCTGATCACCCTCGGCTTTGCCAAGAAGACGCCGTAGTTCATCAAGCTTCTCTTCAGCAACAGCCAAATTGTTACCAGAatcatttaatccttcagaactTCCAGCCATTTCTGTTAAAGAGCAATCGAATCAATTTTTTAAACGAATCACTCAATCAAGTCAACCTGCAATGGAACTATTAAATTACTTTTTGCATTGGGTTAATTTGATCAGACCAGATAGATTCAATTTTCAAAGCTGGAAAGAGTTTTCTATTCAAGTTTGTATTGACTATCGAATCGAACAAAAGAAATTCAACCAAATGACAAAAAACAGAGGTACAGAAATAGAACCTTTAGTGTTATCAATTGAAAGCTTACTTCTGATACAGATTTCTGTACTTATATTCATTAAAAATCCTAAAACCCCTGAGATAATGCTTCAACTTTTAGGTAGTCCA encodes:
- the LOC113348812 gene encoding probable glycerol-3-phosphate dehydrogenase [NAD(+)] 1, cytosolic isoform X3; the protein is MAGSSEGLNDSGNNLAVAEEKLDELRRLLGKAEGDQLNIVGIGAGAWGSVFAALLQNAYGQFREKVQIRIWRRPGRSVDRSTAEHLFEVINSREDILRRLIRRCAYLKYVEARLGDRVLHADEILKDGFCLNMIDTPLCPMKVVTNLQEAVWDADIVINGLPSTETREVFEEISRYWKERRMSPIIISLTKGIEAALEPVPHIITPTQMISRATEVPMENILYLGGPNIASEIYNMEYANARICGTEKWRKPLAKFLRQPHFIVWDNSDLVTHEVMGGLKNVYAIGAGMVAALTNESATSKSVYFAHCTSEMIFITHLLAEEPEKLSGPLLADTYVTLLKGRNAWYGHMLAKGLISLEMGDSIKGKGMIQGVSAVGAFYELLSQASLSIPHPEENKPVAPAELCPILKTLYKILIKRELPSQAILQTLRDETMNDPRDRIEIAQSHAFYRPSLLRQP
- the LOC113348812 gene encoding probable glycerol-3-phosphate dehydrogenase [NAD(+)] 1, cytosolic isoform X1, with the protein product MNISTEICIRSKLSIDNTKEMAGSSEGLNDSGNNLAVAEEKLDELRRLLGKAEGDQLNIVGIGAGAWGSVFAALLQNAYGQFREKVQIRIWRRPGRSVDRSTAEHLFEVINSREDILRRLIRRCAYLKYVEARLGDRVLHADEILKDGFCLNMIDTPLCPMKVVTNLQEAVWDADIVINGLPSTETREVFEEISRYWKERRMSPIIISLTKGIEAALEPVPHIITPTQMISRATEVPMENILYLGGPNIASEIYNMEYANARICGTEKWRKPLAKFLRQPHFIVWDNSDLVTHEVMGGLKNVYAIGAGMVAALTNESATSKSVYFAHCTSEMIFITHLLAEEPEKLSGPLLADTYVTLLKGRNAWYGHMLAKGLISLEMGDSIKGKGMIQGVSAVGAFYELLSQASLSIPHPEENKPVAPAELCPILKTLYKILIKRELPSQAILQTLRDETMNDPRDRIEIAQSHAFYRPSLLRQP
- the LOC113348812 gene encoding probable glycerol-3-phosphate dehydrogenase [NAD(+)] 1, cytosolic isoform X2; protein product: MNISTEICIRKMAGSSEGLNDSGNNLAVAEEKLDELRRLLGKAEGDQLNIVGIGAGAWGSVFAALLQNAYGQFREKVQIRIWRRPGRSVDRSTAEHLFEVINSREDILRRLIRRCAYLKYVEARLGDRVLHADEILKDGFCLNMIDTPLCPMKVVTNLQEAVWDADIVINGLPSTETREVFEEISRYWKERRMSPIIISLTKGIEAALEPVPHIITPTQMISRATEVPMENILYLGGPNIASEIYNMEYANARICGTEKWRKPLAKFLRQPHFIVWDNSDLVTHEVMGGLKNVYAIGAGMVAALTNESATSKSVYFAHCTSEMIFITHLLAEEPEKLSGPLLADTYVTLLKGRNAWYGHMLAKGLISLEMGDSIKGKGMIQGVSAVGAFYELLSQASLSIPHPEENKPVAPAELCPILKTLYKILIKRELPSQAILQTLRDETMNDPRDRIEIAQSHAFYRPSLLRQP